In one window of Pseudobdellovibrionaceae bacterium DNA:
- a CDS encoding HD domain-containing protein — MAKLQKKLIFDNIHGHITLNRVEARILETPYYQRLRWIRQLGFSFYIFPGATHTRHAHALGVLHTMDKILKSIGLAVPEEKLFNPRVQDEKTIFHRTMRLAAMLHDIGTFPFSHTIELAYINHSRQQNQHGTKNGVDDHEILGSHIICNTDFDDGITRILKEEGIDPKELSRIVNGQAKRLVANQLMHSDVDADRMDYLLRDAHHTGVKLGLYDQEFLIRNMVIHEDKGEEILCIREDAMNVAESFLISRYFWYSQIISDGTSYKFDLIAAKIYQYFLENGLAHSFEHLIKHVSLHPNEYFTFNDSYFMALLHEYLAGRIMHPMIRELSEMLARRIPPAQIKIDPVKPTLVQSVEHRNELVQKTTKAAHWLEAELKSLDPNAWIIFDIPSKDVMFTKNHDALLQDYKKSQQLLAPDSVKILTRHNEPKLLIDVSNSLMSVLSNYRNFLPRIYVSPKTYELLESKKVLQKMKSLVA; from the coding sequence ATGGCAAAGCTGCAGAAGAAACTTATTTTTGACAACATCCACGGCCACATCACCCTAAATCGGGTGGAGGCCCGCATCCTAGAGACTCCGTACTACCAGCGCCTGCGTTGGATACGACAGTTGGGTTTTAGTTTCTATATTTTTCCAGGCGCCACCCACACTCGCCACGCCCATGCTTTGGGTGTTTTGCACACCATGGACAAAATCTTAAAGAGTATCGGTTTGGCCGTGCCCGAAGAAAAGCTGTTTAACCCCCGAGTGCAGGATGAAAAAACCATCTTTCACCGAACCATGCGGCTTGCAGCCATGTTGCACGACATCGGCACCTTTCCTTTTTCGCACACCATTGAACTGGCTTACATCAATCACTCAAGACAACAGAATCAACATGGCACTAAAAACGGTGTGGACGACCACGAAATCTTGGGCAGCCATATCATTTGCAACACCGACTTTGATGACGGCATCACTCGCATACTAAAAGAAGAAGGCATCGACCCCAAAGAACTTTCTCGAATTGTTAACGGACAGGCCAAGCGCCTGGTGGCCAACCAACTGATGCACTCGGATGTGGATGCAGACCGTATGGACTACCTTTTGCGAGACGCCCACCACACAGGCGTTAAACTTGGCCTCTACGACCAAGAATTCTTGATTCGCAACATGGTCATTCACGAAGATAAAGGTGAAGAAATATTATGTATCAGAGAAGACGCTATGAATGTGGCTGAGTCCTTTTTGATTAGTCGATATTTTTGGTATTCGCAGATCATCAGCGACGGCACAAGCTACAAGTTCGACCTTATAGCAGCAAAAATTTATCAGTATTTCTTAGAAAACGGACTTGCCCACTCGTTTGAGCACTTGATCAAACATGTAAGCCTGCACCCCAATGAATACTTCACGTTTAATGACTCTTACTTTATGGCCCTTTTACACGAGTATCTCGCGGGCCGAATTATGCATCCAATGATCCGAGAGCTTAGCGAAATGCTGGCTCGTCGCATACCTCCGGCTCAAATTAAAATTGATCCAGTCAAACCCACTCTCGTGCAAAGTGTTGAACATCGCAATGAACTTGTTCAAAAAACCACGAAGGCCGCCCATTGGCTAGAGGCCGAACTCAAATCTCTAGATCCCAATGCCTGGATTATTTTTGATATTCCCAGCAAAGATGTGATGTTCACCAAAAATCACGATGCCCTACTGCAAGACTATAAAAAATCGCAACAGCTGCTTGCACCTGATTCAGTGAAAATCCTTACTCGCCACAATGAGCCTAAGCTACTTATCGATGTATCGAATTCCCTGATGAGCGTCCTTAGCAACTACCGAAATTTCTTGCCTCGAATATACGTAAGCCCAAAAACCTATGAACTATTAGAGTCTAAAAAAGTTCTGCAAAAAATGAAGAGCTTAGTAGCATAA
- a CDS encoding cobalamin B12-binding domain-containing protein produces MQKIRRVLIAKPGLDGHDRGAKVVARGLRDAGFEVIYTGLHQTPEMVVTAAIQEDVDIIGLSILSGAHIPLVKEILRLLGDSGVNKPVFVGGIIPNDDAKYLQELGVSAVFGPGSAMQQIVEVINKILTES; encoded by the coding sequence ATGCAAAAGATTAGGCGAGTATTAATAGCTAAGCCTGGGTTAGACGGTCACGATCGAGGGGCCAAGGTGGTCGCACGGGGACTGCGGGATGCCGGTTTCGAAGTGATCTACACGGGGCTCCATCAAACTCCTGAAATGGTAGTCACGGCGGCCATTCAAGAAGATGTGGATATCATTGGTTTGTCTATTCTGTCAGGGGCCCACATTCCTTTAGTGAAAGAAATTTTGCGGTTGCTCGGTGATTCTGGCGTGAATAAGCCGGTATTTGTGGGCGGGATTATTCCTAATGATGACGCGAAGTATCTGCAAGAGTTGGGCGTGAGTGCTGTTTTTGGCCCCGGGTCTGCGATGCAGCAGATTGTCGAAGTGATTAACAAAATCCTGACAGAATCGTAG
- a CDS encoding acyl-CoA dehydrogenase codes for MSTTQPALTTLNEDEIAFRDAIRTFAEGEIRPLVNKMDEEAKMDPKLVQKLFEMGLMGIESPEKFGGAESTFTMACLAVEEMARIDGSVSVLVDVQNTLVTNAFLRWATESQKDKYLPKLASEWVGAYALSESSSGSDAFALKLKAEDKGDKFVLNGHKLWITNAGEAHVFLVFANINPEQGYKGITGFIVERDFKGFTVGKKEDKMGIRASSTCELIFDNCEVPKENVIGEVGKGYKIAIETLNEGRIGIGAQMLGIAQGAYEATINYVKTREQFGRPISSFQGLQFQLAEMRTSLEAARLMVYNAARLKDAGQNFVKEAAMAKLYSSRAAEKITSMAVDLFGGNGFTKEYPVEKFYRDAKIGQIYEGTSNMQLQTIAKMELSE; via the coding sequence ATGAGCACCACACAACCAGCACTCACCACATTAAACGAAGATGAAATTGCTTTTCGCGATGCCATTCGCACTTTTGCTGAAGGCGAAATTCGGCCCCTCGTCAACAAAATGGATGAAGAAGCAAAGATGGACCCTAAACTGGTGCAAAAACTTTTTGAAATGGGTCTAATGGGCATTGAATCCCCCGAAAAATTCGGCGGAGCCGAGAGCACCTTCACCATGGCTTGCCTGGCTGTGGAAGAAATGGCCCGCATCGATGGCTCAGTGAGTGTGCTTGTGGATGTGCAAAACACACTGGTGACCAATGCGTTTTTACGTTGGGCCACAGAATCACAAAAAGATAAGTATCTGCCAAAACTGGCCAGTGAATGGGTGGGCGCCTATGCTCTCAGTGAAAGCTCCAGTGGTTCGGATGCCTTTGCACTTAAACTCAAAGCCGAAGATAAAGGCGACAAGTTTGTATTAAACGGACACAAACTTTGGATCACAAATGCTGGCGAAGCCCACGTGTTTTTAGTGTTTGCAAATATCAACCCCGAACAAGGGTACAAAGGCATCACAGGATTTATCGTAGAGCGCGACTTTAAGGGATTCACTGTGGGTAAAAAAGAAGACAAGATGGGCATTCGTGCCAGCTCCACCTGTGAACTTATTTTTGATAATTGCGAAGTACCAAAAGAAAATGTCATTGGCGAAGTGGGCAAGGGTTATAAAATTGCCATTGAAACACTCAACGAAGGTCGAATTGGCATTGGCGCGCAAATGCTTGGCATAGCACAAGGGGCTTATGAGGCCACTATCAACTATGTGAAAACTCGCGAGCAGTTCGGTCGACCAATCAGCTCCTTTCAGGGTTTGCAATTTCAGTTGGCTGAGATGCGCACATCTCTAGAGGCGGCACGGCTCATGGTCTACAATGCCGCCCGCCTCAAAGATGCCGGCCAGAATTTTGTCAAAGAAGCCGCCATGGCAAAATTGTACTCCTCAAGAGCTGCAGAAAAAATCACTTCCATGGCTGTGGACCTCTTTGGCGGAAACGGTTTCACGAAAGAATACCCAGTTGAGAAGTTCTATCGCGATGCTAAGATTGGCCAAATCTATGAAGGCACGTCAAATATGCAGCTGCAAACCATTGCAAAGATGGAATTGAGTGAGTGA
- a CDS encoding dihydrolipoyl dehydrogenase codes for MTAFREVQKVTDDWVMIHSGPFGTTCARVGCMPSKLFIQAANDFHRRHKWNELGLHGADQLSVDWPAVMKRVQTFRDRFVGGVLKTIDSISNKIIHGTAQFVEPQVLDVDGQRITADKIIIATGSSPIVPVPWLSFNDRILTTDEFFEQTEIIGPYAVVGTGVIGLELGQALSRLGIETHLFGDIPFIGGLTDPVVNDYALQTLKEELNLHLGHRAELSKSKNTIGVTAGPVSTEVHQVLAAMGRKPNLKPLNLQAAGVPLDERGLPKFNPHTMQVEGLPLFLAGDINGDRPILHEAADEGRIAGYNAVRDDVIRFQRRTRLGITFSDPNLAYAGQSFEQIKDTDHVVGEVRFDGQGRSLVMAKAKGILRVYVDKESGLLLGAEMVAPAGEHLAHLLSWAIQKKMTVHEALAMPFYHPVVEEGLRTALREASKQVKAPRPQLEVPECHKLPHEDCS; via the coding sequence ATGACCGCCTTTCGAGAAGTGCAAAAAGTCACTGACGACTGGGTAATGATTCACTCTGGACCCTTTGGTACCACCTGCGCTCGCGTGGGCTGTATGCCTTCAAAATTATTTATTCAAGCGGCCAATGACTTTCACCGCCGACACAAATGGAATGAACTCGGCCTCCATGGCGCCGATCAACTCTCTGTGGATTGGCCTGCCGTCATGAAAAGGGTCCAAACTTTCAGAGATCGCTTTGTGGGCGGCGTTTTAAAAACCATCGATAGCATTTCTAATAAAATCATTCATGGCACGGCTCAATTTGTTGAGCCACAGGTGCTTGACGTAGACGGACAGCGCATTACGGCTGATAAAATAATTATTGCCACGGGCTCAAGTCCCATTGTGCCAGTCCCATGGTTGTCGTTCAACGATCGTATTCTCACCACAGACGAATTCTTCGAACAAACCGAAATCATCGGACCCTATGCTGTAGTGGGTACTGGAGTCATTGGTTTAGAATTAGGACAAGCCCTATCTCGCCTAGGAATTGAAACTCATCTGTTTGGCGACATTCCTTTTATTGGTGGACTCACAGACCCTGTGGTCAACGATTATGCTCTTCAAACACTTAAAGAGGAACTTAACCTCCACCTTGGGCACCGCGCAGAGCTCTCAAAAAGCAAAAATACTATCGGTGTCACGGCTGGTCCGGTATCCACCGAAGTCCATCAGGTGCTCGCGGCCATGGGTCGCAAACCCAATTTAAAACCTTTAAACTTGCAGGCGGCTGGCGTGCCTTTAGACGAAAGGGGTCTACCCAAATTCAATCCCCACACAATGCAAGTTGAAGGCTTACCGCTATTTTTAGCCGGAGACATTAACGGTGATCGACCCATCCTCCATGAAGCCGCTGATGAAGGCCGAATTGCCGGATACAATGCTGTACGCGATGATGTGATCCGCTTTCAAAGGCGAACCCGGCTTGGAATTACCTTTTCAGACCCCAATCTGGCTTACGCCGGACAGTCGTTCGAGCAAATCAAAGACACCGACCATGTGGTGGGTGAAGTGCGTTTTGACGGACAAGGGCGATCCCTCGTGATGGCCAAGGCCAAGGGCATTCTGCGTGTTTATGTCGATAAAGAATCTGGCCTCCTTTTGGGCGCCGAAATGGTCGCTCCCGCCGGAGAACATTTGGCCCATTTACTCTCTTGGGCCATCCAAAAAAAGATGACCGTACACGAAGCCCTGGCCATGCCGTTTTATCATCCTGTTGTGGAAGAGGGACTAAGAACAGCCCTGCGCGAAGCCTCAAAACAAGTAAAAGCCCCACGCCCCCAGCTAGAAGTGCCTGAGTGCCACAAGTTGCCCCATGAGGATTGCAGCTAA
- a CDS encoding ATP-binding cassette domain-containing protein produces the protein MTTPVIELQNVTIELGGQIILEDISLQVMPGECLVVVGPSGQGKTVLLKTIVGIYKPKTGRVFINGQDLNSFTQREKRELARRVGMLFQQNALFDSLTAVENVAFPIREHTTMSDVDVVFKSAYFLKAVGLEDSAFKYPHELSGGMQRRLGIARALALDPDIVLYDDPTAGQDPIRSDNMAQLILKLKQSNNGTIVVVTNDMFVAYEMADRIIMVTQRQIIDTGTVEQTKSCPEPRVQQFINGQLTGPLTENGTYVL, from the coding sequence ATGACCACTCCCGTGATTGAACTTCAAAATGTCACCATCGAACTCGGTGGACAAATCATTCTTGAAGATATTAGTCTACAAGTGATGCCCGGCGAATGCCTGGTTGTGGTCGGCCCCAGCGGACAAGGCAAGACGGTTTTACTTAAGACCATTGTGGGCATTTATAAACCAAAAACCGGTCGTGTTTTCATCAATGGCCAAGATCTCAACTCCTTTACTCAAAGAGAAAAACGAGAACTCGCTCGTCGGGTAGGCATGCTGTTTCAACAGAATGCCCTTTTTGATTCATTGACCGCTGTTGAGAATGTGGCTTTCCCTATCCGTGAACACACTACGATGAGCGATGTGGATGTGGTGTTTAAGTCCGCTTATTTTCTAAAAGCCGTAGGCCTTGAGGATTCCGCGTTTAAGTATCCCCACGAATTAAGTGGAGGCATGCAGCGACGCCTGGGTATTGCCCGAGCCCTGGCTCTTGACCCAGACATTGTTCTTTACGATGACCCAACAGCAGGGCAAGATCCCATTCGCAGTGATAATATGGCGCAACTGATCTTGAAGTTAAAGCAAAGCAACAACGGTACCATTGTTGTGGTGACCAACGATATGTTTGTGGCCTACGAGATGGCCGACCGAATTATCATGGTGACCCAACGACAAATCATCGACACTGGCACAGTCGAGCAAACAAAATCCTGCCCCGAACCTCGAGTGCAGCAGTTTATTAACGGTCAACTCACTGGGCCTCTCACTGAAAACGGCACTTATGTTCTCTAA
- a CDS encoding MBL fold metallo-hydrolase, giving the protein MFSKRKQKNNAWTWTFHQREYSGLNILGASIAGVHTCFIIPDLKVSFDVGQGLPFALNMQTFLISHGHMDHAAGIPYIISQKALTSQKPGRFYMPEHMLEPMDHIMKSWQRMEGHHYEYDFVGNKAETFYDINAIYGFKIFPTFHRIPSNGYTIFRKNKKLKKEFESLNRFELIELRKKGVELEEHITNPLISFTGDTKIEFLDGCSWLKKSQTLFLEVTYAEGNKTVQDARDWGHIHIDEVLPRLPDLECEKIVLIHLSSRHRLKDVDDFLSRKLDREMRSRVDIFPVES; this is encoded by the coding sequence ATGTTCTCTAAACGAAAACAAAAAAACAATGCCTGGACTTGGACGTTTCACCAACGGGAATACTCGGGCCTGAACATACTAGGAGCTTCCATTGCTGGCGTTCACACCTGCTTTATTATACCTGACCTCAAAGTGAGCTTTGATGTGGGACAAGGCCTTCCATTTGCTTTAAATATGCAGACTTTTTTGATTTCACATGGACATATGGATCATGCGGCCGGCATCCCCTACATCATCTCTCAAAAAGCCTTAACCAGTCAAAAACCGGGTCGCTTCTATATGCCCGAACACATGCTTGAACCCATGGACCACATCATGAAGTCATGGCAGCGCATGGAAGGGCATCATTATGAGTATGACTTTGTAGGGAACAAAGCCGAGACCTTCTACGACATCAATGCGATTTATGGATTTAAGATTTTCCCCACTTTTCACCGTATTCCCTCAAACGGCTACACCATTTTCAGAAAAAACAAAAAGTTAAAAAAAGAATTTGAATCACTCAACCGATTTGAACTTATCGAGCTCAGAAAAAAGGGCGTTGAACTTGAGGAACACATAACGAATCCCCTGATTTCGTTTACAGGCGACACAAAAATTGAATTCCTAGACGGATGCTCTTGGCTTAAAAAATCACAAACTCTGTTTCTAGAGGTCACTTACGCTGAGGGCAACAAAACCGTACAAGATGCCAGAGACTGGGGACACATCCATATCGACGAGGTCCTGCCTCGACTCCCCGATCTCGAATGCGAAAAGATTGTGCTCATCCATCTTTCCAGTCGCCATCGCCTAAAAGATGTGGATGATTTTCTATCTCGAAAGCTGGATCGGGAGATGCGAAGCCGCGTTGATATTTTTCCGGTGGAATCGTAA
- a CDS encoding cobalamin B12-binding domain-containing protein, whose amino-acid sequence MSYKPKHPVRIVTAASLFDGHDASINIMRRVLQDMGAEVIHLGHNRSVFDVVTTALQEGAQGIAVSSYQGGHMEYFKYMKDLLEQSGAGYVRIFGGGGGVIIHEEKQELEAFGIAQIFHPDDGRRLGLEGMIEMIIRECDFVVPKSVDPVKAAPKEFLGNSIPHRDLGLAISAIENGESLEGFKSALGPFRRSDKKTPLVLGVTGTGGAGKSSLVDELVQRLLNSLPGVKVGIVCVDPTKRRTGGSLLGDRIRMNSLSRAGTFMRSVASRGSGSEISKALPPILDFLKTLDFDLLIAESSGIGQASSAITEVSDLSLYVMTSEFGAQSQLEKIDMIDYADLIAINKADHRGSQDAHRDVIKQYKRSRKLFHTEETVPVFLTQASNFNDSGVNDLFFGLCEKLSECVKKQVSAVDPGWKLSDLARSEFRGSQKQTIVPADRQNYLAEITHSVRQYKKQVNEKAEVASELGARKKLGLDTSEVEAKLSKKDLEDLDQFPKLQEQYSGDALVYHVRGKEIRQPLTRLSLSGLPIPRVVVPRITDWGDRLRYLRLENVPGEFPYTAGVFPLRREGEDPTRQFAGEGPPERTNRRFHFLSKDSDVKRLSTAFDSVTLYGEDPHERPDIFGKVGESGVSIATLDDMKRLYQGFDLCDPRTSVSMTINGPAPMMLAFFMNTAIDQQVEKAQAEQGRELTPGERSDIEKSTMSQVRGTVQADILKEDQGQNTCIFSIDFALKMMGDIQEYFVGNDIRNFYSVSISGYHIAEAGANPITQLALTLSNAFTYVEYYLSRGLDIDQFAPNLSFFFSNGLDPEYTVIGRVARRIWSIAIRDLYQGNERSQKLKYHIQTSGRSLHAQEIDFNDIRTTLQALIAINDNCNSLHTNAYDEAITTPTEESVRRAQAIQMIINREFGMAKNENPMQGSYFVEWLTDEVEEAVLDEFLRLSERGGVLGAMETQYQRGKIQEESLYYESLKHSGDLPIVGVNTFINPKTLEDGYVPPKIELARASLEEKNLQLDRTREFQQAHKTEAERELAHLRKEAIGGGNVFAALMRASRYCTLHQMSQALYEVGGQYRRNL is encoded by the coding sequence ATGTCTTATAAGCCCAAACATCCTGTTCGAATTGTCACAGCCGCCTCGTTATTTGATGGACATGATGCCAGCATCAACATCATGCGTAGAGTGCTTCAAGATATGGGCGCCGAGGTTATTCATTTGGGCCACAATCGCTCTGTTTTTGATGTGGTGACAACGGCACTGCAGGAGGGGGCTCAAGGTATTGCCGTGAGTTCCTATCAGGGCGGCCACATGGAGTACTTTAAATACATGAAAGACCTGCTCGAGCAAAGCGGAGCTGGTTATGTGCGTATTTTCGGTGGTGGGGGCGGCGTGATCATCCACGAAGAAAAACAGGAACTAGAAGCCTTTGGTATTGCGCAGATTTTTCATCCTGACGATGGGCGCAGGCTTGGTTTAGAGGGCATGATCGAAATGATTATTCGTGAATGTGACTTCGTTGTTCCGAAATCCGTTGATCCGGTGAAAGCAGCGCCAAAGGAGTTTTTGGGAAATAGCATTCCTCATCGAGATTTAGGCTTAGCCATCAGCGCGATTGAAAATGGGGAGTCGTTAGAGGGCTTTAAATCAGCATTGGGTCCATTTCGTCGATCAGATAAAAAAACACCACTGGTCTTAGGTGTCACAGGAACTGGGGGCGCTGGAAAATCCAGTTTGGTGGATGAGTTGGTGCAAAGACTATTGAACTCCTTGCCTGGAGTGAAGGTCGGGATTGTGTGCGTGGATCCCACAAAGAGGCGGACAGGAGGTTCGCTGTTGGGCGATCGCATCCGAATGAATTCACTGAGTCGCGCAGGTACTTTTATGCGTTCTGTGGCATCAAGAGGGTCAGGAAGTGAAATCTCCAAAGCCTTGCCTCCGATTTTAGATTTTCTAAAAACGCTAGATTTCGATCTTTTGATCGCAGAGTCTTCGGGAATAGGACAAGCCAGCTCGGCCATCACCGAAGTGTCAGATCTCAGTTTGTACGTGATGACTTCAGAGTTTGGTGCCCAAAGTCAGCTTGAGAAAATCGACATGATCGACTATGCCGACCTTATAGCCATTAACAAGGCCGATCATCGGGGGTCACAAGATGCCCACCGCGATGTGATCAAGCAGTATAAAAGATCTCGAAAGCTCTTTCATACTGAAGAAACGGTCCCGGTTTTTCTCACACAGGCCTCTAATTTTAATGACAGTGGCGTTAATGATTTATTTTTTGGCCTCTGCGAAAAACTGTCTGAATGCGTGAAAAAGCAAGTGTCGGCCGTGGATCCCGGATGGAAACTTTCGGATTTGGCTCGGTCCGAGTTTAGAGGTTCCCAAAAACAGACTATTGTTCCTGCGGACCGACAAAACTATTTGGCTGAAATCACGCACTCCGTGCGCCAATACAAAAAGCAGGTGAATGAAAAAGCGGAAGTTGCTAGTGAGTTGGGAGCGCGCAAAAAGCTCGGATTAGACACATCTGAGGTTGAGGCAAAACTTTCAAAAAAAGATCTAGAAGATCTCGATCAATTTCCAAAGTTGCAAGAGCAATACTCGGGTGATGCTTTGGTCTATCATGTCCGCGGAAAGGAAATACGCCAACCCCTTACGCGGCTCAGTTTATCGGGTCTGCCCATCCCCCGCGTGGTTGTGCCAAGAATAACGGACTGGGGTGATCGGTTGCGCTATTTGCGCCTAGAAAATGTACCGGGAGAATTTCCTTATACGGCAGGTGTGTTTCCATTAAGGCGGGAAGGCGAAGATCCCACACGACAGTTTGCCGGAGAGGGCCCGCCAGAGCGAACCAACAGACGGTTTCATTTTTTAAGTAAAGACAGTGATGTGAAAAGACTCTCAACGGCTTTTGACAGCGTGACCTTGTATGGGGAAGATCCCCATGAGCGGCCAGATATCTTCGGCAAAGTGGGCGAAAGTGGAGTGAGCATAGCAACCCTGGATGACATGAAGAGGCTCTATCAGGGTTTTGATCTGTGCGACCCTCGCACCAGCGTCAGTATGACTATTAATGGTCCGGCGCCGATGATGCTTGCTTTTTTTATGAACACCGCCATAGACCAGCAAGTCGAAAAAGCACAGGCCGAGCAGGGGCGAGAGCTCACTCCGGGTGAGCGTAGTGACATTGAAAAATCCACGATGAGTCAGGTGAGGGGCACGGTTCAGGCTGATATTTTAAAAGAAGATCAGGGTCAGAACACGTGTATATTTTCAATCGACTTTGCACTTAAGATGATGGGTGATATTCAAGAGTATTTCGTTGGCAATGACATTCGTAACTTTTATTCGGTTAGCATTTCGGGTTATCACATTGCAGAGGCCGGAGCCAATCCGATCACCCAGCTGGCCCTCACCTTGAGTAACGCGTTCACTTATGTGGAGTATTACCTGAGCCGAGGTTTGGATATTGATCAATTTGCCCCTAATTTGTCGTTCTTTTTTAGTAATGGACTTGATCCAGAATACACCGTGATTGGACGGGTGGCGCGAAGGATCTGGTCCATCGCCATTAGAGATCTTTATCAAGGTAATGAGCGATCACAGAAATTGAAGTATCATATTCAAACCAGCGGTCGATCTTTACATGCTCAAGAAATAGATTTTAACGATATTAGAACCACGCTACAGGCTTTGATTGCGATCAATGACAATTGCAACTCCCTTCACACCAACGCCTACGATGAGGCCATCACCACACCCACAGAAGAATCCGTGCGCCGAGCTCAGGCCATTCAAATGATTATAAATCGCGAGTTCGGAATGGCAAAAAACGAAAATCCCATGCAGGGAAGTTATTTTGTAGAGTGGTTGACAGACGAAGTGGAAGAAGCCGTCCTAGATGAATTTCTACGGTTGAGCGAGCGAGGTGGGGTTTTAGGTGCTATGGAAACTCAATATCAACGTGGTAAAATTCAAGAAGAGTCGCTTTACTATGAATCTTTAAAACACTCAGGTGATTTACCTATTGTGGGGGTGAATACTTTTATAAACCCGAAAACCCTTGAAGATGGATACGTGCCTCCGAAAATTGAGCTAGCCAGAGCGAGCCTTGAAGAAAAAAACCTGCAGCTTGACCGCACGCGAGAGTTCCAACAAGCTCATAAAACAGAAGCTGAGCGTGAATTGGCTCACTTAAGAAAAGAGGCCATCGGTGGCGGCAATGTATTTGCGGCCCTAATGCGAGCTTCAAGATATTGCACCCTTCATCAGATGTCGCAAGCCCTGTATGAGGTGGGCGGACAGTATCGCAGAAATTTGTAA